From the genome of Hymenobacter sp. PAMC 26628, one region includes:
- a CDS encoding FAD-dependent oxidoreductase, protein MKKPVILAVDDDLQVLNAVERDLRAEFRRDYRVLRADSGAGALEILRELQTRAEPLALLLADQRMPGMEGVELLEKSRALFPDAKRVLLTAYADTEAAIRAINGARIDYYLLKPWDPPQELLYPTLHDLLAAWQAQHKPAFQGLRLIGFQWSPLSHAVKSALAGYMVPFEWLDFETNPTAAKLLESTEFEAADLPVVVYADGHAVARPTRADLTQYLGLLTQPSGDLYDVVVIGAGPSGLGAAVYGASEGLKTLLIEREAPGGQAGTSSRIENYLGFPTGLSGTELAHRAWTQAVRLGAEFLAEEVTNLCVQDGYKVLTLSNGSEVRTRAVVLTTGVSYRKLEVPGIDALSGAGVYYGAARTEARSCDQQDVYIVGGGNSAGQAAMYLATYARRVFIVIRGKSLASSMSAYLIEQIAGTENIEILPFAQVKEVRGDGHLEAVVLQVGEQTEERPARALFVFIGAKPSTEWVCGTVICDAKGYVLTGRDLVADPRYATSWKRQREPFALETCVPGVFAAGDGRAGAMARVAAAVGDGSTAIKFVHQYLDE, encoded by the coding sequence ATGAAAAAACCCGTTATCCTAGCCGTCGACGACGACTTGCAGGTCCTCAACGCCGTTGAGCGCGACCTGCGCGCCGAGTTCCGCCGCGACTACCGCGTACTGCGGGCCGACTCGGGCGCCGGGGCCCTGGAAATTTTGCGCGAGCTGCAAACCCGCGCCGAGCCCCTGGCCCTGCTGCTGGCCGACCAGCGCATGCCCGGCATGGAAGGCGTGGAGCTGCTGGAAAAATCCCGGGCCCTGTTTCCGGACGCCAAGCGCGTGCTGCTCACGGCCTACGCCGACACCGAGGCCGCCATCCGGGCCATCAACGGGGCCCGCATCGACTATTATTTGCTCAAGCCCTGGGACCCGCCCCAGGAGCTGCTCTACCCCACGCTGCACGACTTGCTGGCCGCCTGGCAGGCCCAGCACAAGCCCGCGTTTCAGGGCCTGCGGCTGATTGGGTTTCAATGGTCGCCGCTGTCGCACGCCGTCAAGAGCGCCCTGGCCGGCTACATGGTGCCCTTCGAATGGCTCGATTTCGAGACCAACCCCACCGCGGCCAAGCTGCTCGAAAGCACCGAGTTCGAGGCCGCCGACTTGCCCGTGGTGGTGTACGCCGACGGCCACGCCGTGGCCCGCCCCACCCGCGCCGACCTCACGCAGTACCTGGGCCTGCTCACCCAGCCCTCGGGCGATTTGTACGACGTGGTGGTGATTGGCGCGGGGCCCTCGGGGCTGGGCGCGGCCGTGTACGGCGCTTCGGAAGGCCTGAAAACGCTGCTGATTGAGCGCGAAGCGCCCGGTGGGCAGGCCGGCACCAGCTCGCGCATCGAGAATTACCTGGGCTTCCCCACGGGCCTCAGCGGTACCGAGCTGGCCCACCGCGCCTGGACGCAGGCCGTGCGCCTGGGTGCCGAGTTCCTGGCCGAGGAAGTGACCAACCTGTGCGTGCAGGACGGCTACAAAGTCCTCACCCTCAGCAATGGGAGCGAGGTGCGCACCCGGGCCGTGGTGCTCACCACCGGCGTCAGCTACCGCAAGCTGGAGGTGCCGGGCATCGACGCGCTCAGCGGCGCGGGCGTGTACTACGGGGCCGCCCGCACCGAGGCCCGCTCCTGCGACCAGCAGGATGTGTACATCGTGGGCGGCGGCAACTCGGCCGGGCAGGCGGCCATGTACCTGGCCACCTACGCCCGCCGGGTGTTCATCGTCATCCGCGGTAAGTCGTTGGCCAGCAGCATGTCGGCCTACCTGATCGAGCAGATTGCGGGCACCGAGAACATCGAAATCCTGCCTTTTGCCCAGGTGAAAGAGGTGCGCGGCGACGGCCACCTCGAAGCCGTGGTGTTGCAAGTGGGCGAGCAAACCGAGGAGCGGCCCGCCCGGGCCCTGTTCGTGTTCATCGGGGCCAAGCCCAGTACGGAGTGGGTGTGCGGCACGGTCATTTGCGACGCCAAGGGCTACGTCCTCACCGGCCGCGACCTGGTGGCCGACCCGCGCTACGCCACCAGCTGGAAACGCCAGCGCGAGCCCTTCGCCCTCGAAACCTGCGTGCCCGGCGTGTTTGCCGCCGGCGACGGCCGCGCCGGGGCCATGGCCCGCGTGGCCGCCGCCGTCGGCGACGGCTCCACGGCCATCAAGTTCGTGCACCAGTACTTGGACGAGTAA
- a CDS encoding hydrogen peroxide-inducible genes activator, whose amino-acid sequence MNLQQLTYLVALDTHRSFGLAAEKSFVTQPALSVQVQKLEDELGVLLFDRNKKGAEPTAVGVKVIAQARQVLREAQQLRELVQVEKGEMVGELRLGVIPTLAPYLVPRFLVGLTTAYPQLQVRVEELRSEEIMVQLKDHRLDVGLLVTPLDDRQLRELPVLEEPFLTYVSANHPLAGKAQIEAADLKAPGMWLMQQGHCFRHQVLNLCAATTDPNAHVTYESGSIETLMELVRRHQGYTLVPELAVLDELDTNPLVKRFVDPQPVREVSLVVHHGFVRVPLLTALRQLILESVPERLWAGQSGAKVRWR is encoded by the coding sequence ATGAATCTTCAGCAGCTCACCTACCTCGTGGCCCTCGATACGCACCGCAGCTTTGGGCTGGCGGCCGAAAAAAGCTTCGTGACCCAGCCCGCCCTCAGCGTGCAGGTGCAGAAGCTGGAGGACGAGCTAGGCGTGCTGCTGTTCGACCGCAACAAGAAGGGCGCCGAGCCCACGGCGGTGGGCGTGAAGGTGATAGCCCAGGCCCGGCAGGTGCTGCGCGAGGCCCAGCAGCTGCGCGAGCTGGTGCAGGTAGAGAAGGGCGAGATGGTGGGCGAGCTGCGGCTGGGCGTCATCCCCACGCTGGCCCCGTACCTGGTGCCGCGCTTTTTGGTGGGCCTCACCACGGCCTACCCGCAGTTGCAAGTGCGGGTGGAAGAGCTGCGCTCGGAGGAAATCATGGTGCAGCTCAAGGACCACCGCCTTGACGTGGGCCTGCTCGTGACGCCCCTCGACGACCGCCAGCTGCGCGAGCTGCCCGTGCTGGAGGAACCGTTCCTGACCTACGTTTCGGCCAACCACCCGCTGGCCGGCAAGGCCCAGATCGAGGCCGCCGACCTCAAGGCCCCCGGCATGTGGCTGATGCAGCAGGGCCACTGCTTCCGCCACCAGGTGCTGAACCTGTGCGCCGCCACCACCGACCCCAACGCCCACGTGACCTACGAGAGCGGCTCCATCGAAACGCTGATGGAGCTGGTGCGCCGCCACCAGGGCTACACGCTGGTGCCCGAGCTGGCCGTGCTCGACGAGTTGGACACGAACCCGCTGGTAAAGCGCTTCGTCGACCCCCAGCCCGTGCGCGAGGTGAGCCTGGTGGTGCACCACGGCTTCGTGCGCGTGCCCCTGCTCACGGCCCTGCGCCAGCTCATTCTGGAAAGTGTGCCCGAGCGCCTATGGGCCGGCCAGTCGGGCGCCAAAGTGCGCTGGCGCTAG
- a CDS encoding lysylphosphatidylglycerol synthase transmembrane domain-containing protein, giving the protein MPLLSHRPKLRQALILGAKLAFVVGAFYFVFQRISVRDVRRVLATAQPGWLALAAGLFTLSKWLSARRLNYFFRAIGVPLSEDENLRLYWLGMYYNLFLPGGIGGDGYKVYLLRQRFPGKTTALVRALLLDRVSGVLALGVLVGVLLAFVPAVPLPWRGLVLAGVPVGVAASYWGSGRFFPEFQPLFGRAGWLGLGVQGAQVLCAWAILAGTGTSSQVIDYLVVFLVSSVVAVLPLTVGGIGAREVTFVLGAQVLHLDAAVSVTVSLTFYLITAAVALPGAVFSFKGAEATAP; this is encoded by the coding sequence ATGCCCCTTCTCTCCCACCGCCCGAAGCTGCGCCAGGCCCTCATTCTGGGAGCCAAGCTGGCGTTTGTGGTAGGGGCATTTTACTTTGTTTTCCAGCGCATTAGCGTGCGGGATGTGCGGCGGGTGCTGGCCACGGCGCAGCCGGGGTGGCTGGCGCTGGCGGCGGGCCTGTTCACGCTGTCGAAGTGGCTGTCGGCGCGGCGGCTGAACTACTTTTTCCGGGCCATTGGCGTGCCGCTGTCGGAGGACGAAAACCTGCGCCTGTACTGGCTGGGGATGTACTACAACCTGTTTTTGCCCGGCGGCATCGGCGGCGACGGCTACAAGGTGTACTTGCTGCGCCAGCGCTTCCCCGGCAAAACCACGGCCCTGGTGCGGGCCCTGCTGCTCGACCGGGTAAGCGGGGTGCTGGCCCTGGGCGTGCTGGTGGGCGTGCTACTGGCCTTCGTGCCGGCCGTGCCACTGCCCTGGCGGGGGCTGGTGCTGGCCGGCGTGCCGGTGGGCGTGGCGGCCAGCTACTGGGGCAGCGGCCGGTTTTTCCCCGAGTTCCAGCCGCTGTTCGGGCGGGCGGGGTGGCTGGGCCTGGGCGTGCAGGGGGCCCAGGTGCTGTGCGCGTGGGCCATCCTGGCGGGCACCGGCACCAGCAGTCAAGTTATTGATTACCTGGTGGTCTTCCTCGTATCGTCGGTGGTGGCGGTGCTGCCGCTCACGGTGGGCGGCATCGGGGCCCGGGAGGTCACCTTCGTGCTGGGGGCCCAGGTGCTGCACCTCGACGCGGCCGTGTCGGTCACGGTCAGCCTCACGTTCTACCTCATCACGGCGGCGGTGGCGTTGCCCGGGGCGGTGTTCAGCTTCAAGGGAGCAGAGGCAACTGCGCCTTAG
- a CDS encoding M16 family metallopeptidase, producing the protein MKHTDLLRRGVRCALGALALGACSPKTAAVVTTAPAPAAATATAAAPAPAPAGPAFQIPVEYYTLPNGLRVTNSLLGGSFGSRITRNIREDKGYTYSPYSSVGTHYHTGDWSESADVTTKDTYNSLHEIVNEIERLQKTPPSADELKGIQNYESGMFVLRNSNPGGIISQLNNLDLQGLPDSFLTEQVKNINAVTPAQVSATARQYIRPEAMTIVVVGDQKVVAPQIKKFQDSLKKPL; encoded by the coding sequence ATGAAACATACTGACTTGTTGCGCCGGGGCGTGCGCTGCGCCCTGGGGGCCCTGGCCCTGGGCGCGTGCAGCCCCAAAACCGCCGCCGTCGTGACGACGGCCCCGGCCCCAGCCGCTGCTACGGCCACGGCCGCCGCACCCGCGCCCGCCCCGGCCGGACCCGCCTTTCAGATTCCGGTGGAGTACTACACCCTGCCCAACGGGCTGCGGGTGACGAACTCGCTGCTCGGCGGCTCGTTTGGCTCGCGCATCACCCGCAACATCCGCGAGGACAAGGGCTACACGTACTCGCCCTACAGCTCGGTGGGCACCCACTACCACACCGGCGACTGGAGCGAAAGCGCCGACGTGACGACCAAGGACACCTACAATTCGCTGCACGAAATCGTGAACGAAATCGAGCGGCTTCAGAAAACGCCGCCCTCGGCCGACGAGTTGAAGGGCATCCAGAACTACGAAAGTGGCATGTTTGTGCTGCGCAACTCCAACCCCGGCGGCATCATCAGCCAGCTGAACAACCTGGACTTGCAGGGCCTGCCCGACTCGTTCCTCACCGAGCAGGTGAAAAACATCAACGCCGTGACGCCCGCGCAGGTGAGCGCCACGGCCCGCCAGTACATCCGCCCCGAGGCCATGACCATCGTGGTGGTGGGCGACCAGAAAGTGGTGGCCCCGCAAATAAAGAAGTTTCAGGACTCGCTGAAGAAGCCGCTGTAA
- a CDS encoding ArnT family glycosyltransferase — MSSFTLWFQQRPWALMVLCLLALGPALFIHLGLLPLQVDEPIRALVALELKDSGNYFVSTLQGVYYYNKPPLYNWLLLGLFNLTGSQSELVVRLPTVLSLLGYAATLFGVVRRYLGPRLGFVAAFAFITCGRMLFYDAFQGLIDTLHAWITYLGFAAVFYFAEKGQWRRLFVLTYALTAVGFMLKGLPSVAFQGITLLVFCTYSKNFKRLFSGAHFLGIGVFVAIVGSYFLVYSRYNSLHDYFYTLWDQSSQRTVAEQPLYKSVVHVLTYPFDFLGWFAPWTLLVVCLVRRGWWQTIQAHPFLKFNAVIFLALTPIFWLSPATIPRYLFPLIPLLITVMIYFYDHYQAQGPWQNRVVDGVLLLVLSVVALALLAPPFLARIADVPHLLPKTALVFGALVGLAYLYHTLPAQRLVVLCAYLLCLRVGFNWFVLPARYKTNDIVPYRAASIRVGQLTKGQPLYVYKDSRLDNDEAFYITRERGAITRALPAPTDLGAYYLAEDCYLEGRRYRRFFDFVIDRRIHLNLVKFDNPEPAPGQGPQNCPPADYLDPTYHR, encoded by the coding sequence ATGTCGTCGTTTACCCTGTGGTTTCAGCAGCGCCCGTGGGCGCTGATGGTGCTGTGCCTGCTGGCGCTGGGCCCGGCGCTGTTCATTCACCTGGGGCTGCTGCCGCTGCAAGTGGACGAGCCGATTAGGGCCCTGGTGGCATTGGAGCTGAAGGACTCGGGCAACTATTTCGTATCGACGCTGCAAGGCGTGTACTATTACAACAAGCCGCCGCTGTATAACTGGCTGCTGCTGGGGCTGTTCAACCTCACCGGGAGCCAGTCGGAGCTGGTGGTGCGGCTGCCCACGGTGCTGTCGCTGCTGGGCTACGCGGCCACGCTGTTCGGGGTGGTGCGGCGGTACTTGGGGCCCCGGCTGGGGTTTGTGGCGGCGTTTGCGTTCATCACCTGCGGGCGGATGCTGTTCTACGACGCCTTCCAGGGCCTCATCGACACGCTGCACGCCTGGATAACCTACCTGGGCTTCGCGGCCGTGTTTTACTTTGCCGAGAAGGGGCAGTGGCGGCGGCTGTTCGTGCTCACTTACGCCCTTACGGCGGTGGGCTTCATGCTGAAGGGGCTGCCGTCGGTGGCGTTTCAGGGCATCACGCTGCTGGTGTTTTGCACGTACTCAAAGAACTTCAAGCGGCTGTTTTCAGGGGCCCACTTCCTGGGCATCGGGGTGTTTGTGGCCATCGTGGGCAGCTACTTTTTGGTGTACAGCCGCTACAACTCGCTGCACGACTACTTCTACACCCTCTGGGACCAGTCGAGCCAGCGCACGGTGGCCGAGCAGCCGCTGTACAAGTCCGTGGTGCACGTGCTCACCTACCCGTTCGATTTCCTGGGCTGGTTTGCGCCCTGGACGCTGCTGGTGGTGTGCCTGGTGCGGCGGGGCTGGTGGCAAACCATTCAGGCCCACCCGTTTCTGAAGTTCAACGCCGTCATCTTCCTGGCCCTGACGCCCATTTTCTGGCTCTCGCCGGCCACCATTCCGCGCTACCTGTTTCCGCTCATCCCCCTGCTCATCACGGTGATGATCTACTTCTACGACCACTACCAGGCCCAGGGCCCCTGGCAAAACCGGGTGGTCGACGGCGTGCTGCTGCTGGTGCTGTCGGTGGTGGCCCTGGCGCTGCTCGCGCCGCCGTTCCTGGCCCGCATCGCCGACGTGCCGCATTTGCTACCCAAAACGGCGCTGGTGTTTGGGGCCCTGGTGGGGCTGGCCTACCTCTACCACACGCTGCCGGCGCAGCGGTTGGTGGTGCTGTGCGCCTACCTGCTGTGCCTGCGGGTGGGCTTCAACTGGTTTGTGCTGCCGGCGCGCTACAAAACCAACGACATCGTGCCCTACCGGGCCGCCAGCATCCGGGTGGGCCAACTGACTAAGGGCCAGCCGCTGTACGTGTACAAAGACTCGCGCCTCGACAACGACGAGGCCTTCTACATCACCCGCGAGCGGGGCGCCATCACCCGCGCCCTGCCCGCCCCCACCGACCTGGGGGCCTACTACCTGGCCGAGGATTGCTACCTCGAAGGCCGCCGCTACCGCCGGTTTTTCGACTTTGTGATTGACCGCCGCATCCACCTCAACCTCGTCAAGTTCGACAACCCGGAGCCCGCCCCCGGCCAGGGCCCCCAGAACTGCCCCCCCGCCGACTACCTGGACCCGACTTACCACCGCTAA
- a CDS encoding DUF5602 domain-containing protein, with translation MKNLWLCVSLALLLGACAKDDANQPSTQTAPAVAIGNGKANTWVNLDGQGNPTAMGFTLSKGALDQLPATLPGTDFMLALPDAATQKTPFRHVMINWNPLGHEPAGIYDVPHFDFHFYMMPMAEVMQIPPYAVNPTGFDKVPAAAYLPTGYVKNPGGVPAMGAHWTDVSSPELHGQPFTETFIYGSYNSHVTFWEPMVALSYLRTNPTLEQDIKQPAQYETPGYYPTHFSILAKADGSYDVSLSNFVKR, from the coding sequence ATGAAAAACCTGTGGTTGTGCGTCAGCCTTGCCCTATTGCTCGGCGCGTGCGCGAAAGACGATGCTAACCAGCCCAGCACCCAAACGGCCCCCGCCGTGGCCATCGGCAACGGCAAGGCCAACACCTGGGTCAACCTCGACGGCCAGGGCAACCCCACGGCCATGGGCTTCACGCTCAGCAAGGGGGCCCTCGACCAGCTGCCCGCCACCCTGCCGGGCACGGACTTCATGCTGGCGCTGCCCGACGCCGCCACCCAAAAAACCCCGTTTCGGCACGTCATGATTAACTGGAATCCGCTGGGCCACGAGCCGGCCGGCATCTACGACGTGCCCCACTTCGACTTTCACTTCTACATGATGCCGATGGCCGAAGTGATGCAGATTCCGCCCTACGCCGTGAATCCGACCGGTTTCGACAAGGTGCCGGCCGCCGCCTACCTGCCCACCGGCTACGTGAAAAACCCCGGCGGCGTGCCCGCCATGGGGGCCCACTGGACCGACGTGAGCAGCCCGGAGCTGCACGGGCAGCCGTTTACCGAAACCTTTATTTATGGTAGCTATAACAGCCACGTCACCTTCTGGGAGCCCATGGTAGCCCTGAGCTACCTGCGCACCAACCCCACGCTGGAGCAGGACATCAAGCAGCCGGCGCAGTACGAAACACCCGGCTACTACCCCACCCACTTCAGCATTCTGGCCAAGGCCGACGGCAGCTACGACGTGTCGCTCAGCAACTTCGTGAAGCGGTAG
- a CDS encoding bifunctional UDP-N-acetylmuramoyl-tripeptide:D-alanyl-D-alanine ligase/alanine racemase: MLPPLLFADLPALLGGHLLQAPTGPAAVRHLVLDSRRAGPPTGALFIALRGPSHDGHRYLPQAYAQGVRLFVVEQGAALPGGLAAYPGAGFVAVASPLGALQALAAAHRQQFAGPVWAITGSNGKTIVKEWLAQLLGPDEVICRSPRSYNSQVGVPLSVWELSPERHTLGLFEAGISEVGEMAKLAAVIQPTEGIFTTLGTAHDAGFASEAEKLREKLRLFEGPQFRRLYYCADQGPVRDAVAALALPGFGWTRHDAPGAALRFRVAPAEAGRTAVKARAGALGPRADFVLPFADEPSVENALHCLAVLLARGVAPAEIQRRLARLQPVAMRLEMKQGRHDSYLLDDTYNNDLAGLALALAALGRQARPGRRTLILSDVLESGLTGPALYARVGALLPAHGVTRLVGIGPEISAELAELKIKNDELKMPSKAPVAISEVFNPNQLSIFNSESLIQTYPSTEAFLAQLNPADFAHETILVKGARRFGFERIVAALQAQQHGTVLEVNLDALGHNLQHFRQQLRPGTKLMVMVKAFAYGAGSYEVAGLLEFQRADYLAVAYADEGVALREAGIGLPIMVMNPAPDAFELLRRHRLEPEIYSFEILEAYLAAFAAPAGGPRPAAHFPLPHIHLKLDTGMRRLGFEEADVPALGALLRQHRARLPVAGVMTHLAAADDPAHDDFTRQQLAAFGRMAGALEEALGRPVLKHALNSAGIRRFPEAQLDMVRLGIGLYGVDASGLDATALRPVSTLRTTISQIKTLPAGATVGYGRRGAAGALDRRIATLAIGYADGYDRRFGNGAGAVLVHGQPAPLVGSVCMDMCMVDVTDIPEARAGDVAVVFGAGLPLPALAARIGTIAYELLTNVSERVKRVFVTE, encoded by the coding sequence GTGCTACCTCCCTTGCTCTTCGCTGATTTGCCGGCCCTGCTGGGCGGCCACCTGCTCCAGGCCCCCACTGGGCCGGCCGCCGTGCGCCACCTAGTGCTGGACAGCCGCCGCGCCGGGCCGCCCACCGGGGCCCTGTTCATCGCCCTGCGGGGCCCCAGCCACGACGGCCACCGCTACCTGCCGCAGGCCTACGCCCAGGGTGTGCGCCTGTTCGTGGTGGAGCAAGGCGCCGCGCTGCCCGGTGGCCTGGCGGCGTACCCGGGGGCGGGGTTTGTGGCCGTGGCCAGCCCGCTGGGGGCCCTGCAAGCGCTGGCCGCCGCGCACCGCCAGCAGTTTGCGGGCCCCGTGTGGGCCATCACGGGCTCGAACGGCAAGACTATCGTGAAGGAGTGGCTGGCCCAGCTGCTGGGGCCCGATGAGGTCATTTGCCGCTCGCCGCGCTCCTACAACTCGCAGGTGGGCGTGCCGCTGAGCGTGTGGGAGTTGAGCCCCGAGCGCCACACGCTGGGCCTGTTCGAAGCCGGCATTTCGGAGGTGGGCGAGATGGCGAAACTGGCCGCCGTCATCCAGCCCACCGAAGGCATCTTCACCACCCTCGGCACGGCCCACGACGCCGGCTTTGCCTCCGAAGCCGAGAAGCTGCGCGAGAAGCTGCGGCTGTTCGAGGGGCCCCAGTTCCGGCGCCTCTACTACTGCGCCGACCAGGGCCCCGTGCGCGACGCCGTGGCCGCGCTGGCCCTGCCCGGCTTCGGCTGGACGCGCCACGACGCGCCCGGCGCGGCCCTGCGTTTCCGGGTGGCGCCGGCTGAGGCGGGCCGCACCGCCGTGAAGGCCCGCGCCGGCGCGCTGGGGCCCCGGGCCGACTTCGTGTTGCCCTTCGCCGATGAGCCCTCCGTTGAAAACGCCCTGCACTGCTTGGCCGTGCTGCTGGCCCGCGGCGTGGCCCCAGCCGAAATCCAGCGCCGCCTGGCCCGCCTCCAGCCCGTGGCCATGCGCCTCGAAATGAAGCAGGGCCGCCACGACAGCTACCTGCTCGACGATACCTATAATAACGACCTCGCCGGCCTGGCCCTGGCCCTGGCCGCGCTGGGCCGCCAGGCCCGCCCCGGCCGCCGCACCCTCATCCTCAGCGACGTGCTCGAATCGGGCCTGACGGGCCCCGCGCTCTACGCCCGCGTGGGGGCCCTGCTGCCCGCCCACGGCGTGACGCGCTTGGTGGGCATCGGCCCGGAAATTTCGGCGGAGTTAGCGGAATTAAAAATTAAAAATGATGAATTAAAAATGCCTTCAAAGGCACCAGTTGCAATCAGCGAAGTTTTTAACCCAAATCAACTTTCAATTTTTAATTCTGAATCTTTAATTCAAACCTACCCCAGCACCGAGGCCTTCCTGGCCCAGCTCAACCCGGCCGATTTTGCCCACGAAACCATTTTGGTGAAGGGCGCGCGCCGTTTTGGGTTCGAGCGCATCGTGGCGGCGTTGCAGGCGCAGCAGCACGGCACGGTGCTCGAAGTGAACCTCGACGCGCTGGGCCACAACCTCCAGCACTTCCGCCAGCAGCTGCGGCCGGGCACCAAGTTGATGGTGATGGTCAAGGCCTTCGCCTACGGCGCGGGCTCGTACGAAGTGGCCGGCCTGCTTGAGTTCCAGCGGGCCGACTACCTGGCCGTGGCTTACGCCGACGAGGGCGTGGCCCTGCGCGAGGCCGGCATCGGGCTGCCCATCATGGTGATGAACCCGGCCCCCGACGCCTTCGAGCTGCTGCGCCGCCACCGCCTGGAGCCGGAAATCTATTCCTTCGAAATCCTGGAGGCGTACCTGGCCGCCTTCGCGGCCCCGGCGGGCGGCCCGCGGCCCGCGGCCCACTTCCCGCTCCCCCACATCCACCTCAAGCTCGACACGGGCATGCGCCGCCTGGGCTTTGAGGAGGCCGACGTGCCGGCGCTGGGGGCCCTGCTGCGCCAGCACCGGGCCCGCCTGCCCGTGGCCGGCGTCATGACGCACCTGGCCGCGGCCGACGACCCCGCCCACGACGACTTCACCCGCCAGCAGCTGGCCGCGTTCGGCCGCATGGCAGGGGCCCTGGAGGAAGCCCTGGGCCGCCCCGTGCTGAAGCACGCGCTGAACTCGGCCGGCATCCGGCGCTTCCCCGAGGCGCAGCTCGACATGGTGCGGCTGGGCATCGGGCTCTACGGCGTCGATGCCAGTGGGCTGGATGCCACTGCCCTGCGCCCGGTGAGCACGCTGCGCACCACCATCTCGCAAATTAAAACCCTGCCCGCCGGCGCCACCGTGGGCTACGGCCGCCGGGGCGCGGCCGGGGCCCTGGACCGCCGCATCGCCACACTGGCCATCGGCTATGCCGACGGCTACGACCGGCGCTTCGGCAACGGGGCGGGCGCGGTGCTGGTGCACGGCCAGCCGGCCCCGCTGGTGGGCTCGGTGTGCATGGACATGTGCATGGTAGACGTAACGGATAT
- a CDS encoding sensor histidine kinase produces MPAPLTAADLSTVTAFAGLPDDTLAWLLAHGEDRRYGPDETVVQAGDAAQYMMAILAGGLQFYAERNGRAEPVFRIEAGQVSGVLPYSRLRTIGGRGVAVGETHILLLHRDLFPELERTSPELIQRLVGLMSDRVREQTRGQERDEKLRALGKLSAGLAHELNNPAAAISRAAATLGARLGIQPALLSALASHCPAPEALHALTLLAHPQPAAAGAPTASALDRADAEDELADWLETQAVPDGSALAGGLLAAGLARPALEEVAALLPPAARPAAFAWLEGQLSTQGLLRDVQEASSRISTLVDNVKTYSHMDRGGDFAPLDAAAGLESTLNIFGHQLRAKNIRLTRDYAADLPLVRGQVSSLNQVWTNLIDNAVDALPPGGGLTLRTRLAPGFVQVCVADDGPGIAADVLPHIFEPFYTTKEAGEGTGLGLDIAQRIVQNHGGRLEVTSGPQGTEFCAWLPVA; encoded by the coding sequence ATGCCCGCTCCCCTCACCGCCGCCGATTTATCCACCGTCACGGCCTTTGCCGGGCTGCCCGACGATACCCTGGCCTGGCTGCTGGCCCACGGCGAAGACCGCCGCTACGGCCCCGACGAAACCGTGGTGCAAGCCGGCGACGCGGCCCAGTACATGATGGCCATCCTAGCGGGCGGCCTCCAGTTTTATGCCGAGCGCAACGGCCGTGCGGAGCCGGTGTTCCGCATCGAGGCGGGGCAGGTGAGCGGGGTACTGCCCTACTCGCGGCTGCGCACCATCGGCGGCCGGGGCGTGGCCGTGGGCGAGACCCACATCTTGCTGCTGCACCGCGACTTATTCCCCGAGCTGGAGCGCACCAGCCCCGAGCTGATCCAGCGCCTAGTGGGCCTGATGAGCGACCGGGTGCGCGAGCAAACCCGCGGCCAGGAGCGCGACGAGAAGCTGCGGGCGCTGGGCAAGCTCTCCGCCGGCCTGGCCCACGAGCTCAACAACCCCGCCGCCGCCATCAGCCGGGCCGCCGCTACGCTGGGGGCCCGGCTGGGGATCCAACCCGCGCTGCTCTCGGCCCTAGCCAGCCACTGCCCCGCCCCCGAGGCCCTGCACGCCCTCACGCTGCTGGCCCACCCGCAGCCCGCCGCAGCGGGGGCCCCCACGGCTTCGGCCCTGGACCGGGCCGATGCGGAAGACGAGCTGGCCGACTGGCTCGAAACCCAGGCCGTGCCCGACGGCTCGGCGCTGGCCGGGGGCCTGCTGGCCGCCGGCCTGGCCCGCCCCGCCCTCGAAGAAGTGGCCGCGCTGCTGCCGCCCGCCGCCCGCCCCGCCGCCTTCGCCTGGCTCGAAGGGCAGCTCAGCACCCAGGGGCTGCTGCGCGATGTGCAGGAAGCCAGCAGCCGCATCAGCACGCTGGTGGACAACGTGAAAACGTACTCGCACATGGACCGCGGCGGCGACTTCGCACCCCTCGACGCGGCGGCCGGGCTCGAGAGCACGCTCAACATTTTTGGGCACCAGCTGCGGGCCAAAAACATCCGGCTTACCCGCGACTACGCGGCCGATTTGCCGCTCGTGCGCGGCCAGGTCAGCAGCCTCAACCAGGTGTGGACCAACCTCATCGACAACGCCGTGGACGCGCTACCCCCCGGCGGCGGCCTTACCTTGCGTACCCGCCTGGCCCCTGGATTCGTACAGGTGTGCGTGGCCGACGACGGGCCCGGCATTGCGGCCGATGTGCTGCCCCACATCTTCGAACCCTTCTACACCACCAAGGAAGCCGGCGAGGGCACCGGCCTCGGGCTCGACATTGCCCAGCGCATCGTGCAAAACCACGGCGGCCGGCTCGAAGTCACCTCGGGGCCCCAGGGCACGGAGTTTTGCGCCTGGCTGCCGGTGGCGTGA